The stretch of DNA GTCAGGTGGCGTCGCGCAGCAGCGTCAATCGAGCGGCATCGACGGTATCTTGGGTAAGCTGCTGGATGCCGACAACGATGGTTCGATGCTCGATGACATGATGGGCATGGCGAAAAAGTTCTTCTGATTGCGTAGCGAAACGCGGCGATCACATCGCATCCACACCGGGCCGCAAACACGCGTTTGTCGGCCCGGTTTCTTTTGAGGGAGCCTGCATGGGGTATTCACGTTCACCGTTTGGCCGGCGACGCGGTTCGGGCCTTGGGAGTCTTCGGGTTGGACCTGGTCGAGGCATCAGTCTGCGCTTGGTTCCCGTCATTTTGTTTGCGCTGTATCTGGCCTATTACTGGATTGCCAATCAAGAACGCGTGCCCGTGACTAATCGCTCTCAGCTGGTCGACATTTCGCAGGAACAAGAGATGGCGCTGGGGCTGCAGTCCTATCGCGACATTCTTGGTAAGAGCGATGTGATCCTAAACGGTGAAGTGGTTGACCAGGTGCGCGAAATTGGCGAGCGGCTGGTCGATGCGGCGCGCGCGGAGGGCTTGGATCCCGGATTCAATTGGGAGTTTAATGTCATACGTTCCAATCAGGCGAATGCGTTTGCGTTGCCCGGGGGAAAAGTGGCGGTGTACACCGGTTTGTTGCCGGTCGCTGAAAACGCGGACGGTCTCAGTGCCATTATGGGGCACGAAATTGCCCACGCGATTGCGCGACACGGAGCGGAACGCATGGCCTATCAAAAGTTGGTGCGCCTTGGCAGTATGGTCGCCGCGGTCGTGGTTGGCGACATGGGGTATAACGCGCAGCGCGCGGTGCAGGGTGCCTTGGGCGTGGGTAGCCAGTACGGCGTGTTATTACCCTTTTCGCGCAAACACGAAACCGAGGCGGATTACATTGGGTTACGGCTGCTGGCGCGTGCGTGTTTTGATCCCACCGAAGCGCCAAGGCTTTGGCAACGCATGGGTGCTAATCGAGGTGGCAAAGGCACGCCGAACGAATTTATGTCGACCCATCCCTCACCGGCGACACGCATTGAACAGTTTAAGGAATGGATGGATGAGGCGGTCTCTATCCGACAGCAAAACTGCCCGGGTTAGTGGTCACTGAGAGCGGCAAGCCATAATAACGACGGCGGCGAGTTAAACCGCCGTCGTTGATTCTGAGTCATTGCGGTTTTTGGGCCGGTCAGTCGCGATGTGTTGCTCGCATTCCGTCGGTGTACGCGCTAAAAGACTTGGGTCCATGCCACGCATCCTCTACACTTTCGTTTTATTTGATGTCTATTCACTATGTCGACAGCGCGTCAGATCTATCATCATGAGACACCGTTTCGGCTTCGCCGTGGCGGCGAGCTGCCGTCGTTTGAACTGGCGTACGAAACGTGGGGGCCCATCGATGCCAAACGAGACCGGGCGATACTGATTTTTACCGGTTTGTCGCCGTCCGCACACGCCGCGTCGTCGGCCGCCGATCCCAATCCCGGCTGGTGGGAAGACATGGTGGGACCGGGCAAGCCGGTTGATACCAATCGCTACTTCGTCGTGTGTTTCAATTCACTTGGGAGCTGTTTTGGCAGCACGGGTGCCGCAAGTATCAATCCTCAGACCGGCGAACGCTATGGTCTCGACTTCCCGGTACTGTCGCTCGAAGACATCGCCCAAAGTGGTGCGCTGTTGCTCGATCACCTGGGCATTGATGCTGTGCACTGCGCGATCGGACCCTCAATGGGTGGTATGACAGCGCTCGCGTTTGGCCTAATGCATCCAACTCGCGTACGTCATCTCATCACCATTTCGTCGTCGTGTCGGGCGTTACCGTTCGCCATTGCGTTGCGCTCGCTACAGCGCGAAATGATCTGTGCTGATTCGAAATGGCAGCAAGGCGAGTACACCGATGATCAACTGCCGGCCACCGGCATGCGGCTGGCACGCAAACTCGGCATGATTACCTATCGTTCGGCGGGTGAATGGGCGCAGCGCTTCGGTCGCGAACGCATCGCGCAGTCCAAGCCCAACACCGATCTGTTCAGTGCGGAGTTTGAGATCGAGTCCTACTTGAGTGCACACGCGGCAAAGTTTGTCGGCAGTTTCGATCCAAACTGCTATCTGTATCTATCAAGAGCGATGGATGTCTACGATGCGGCGGATCATGCCGGTAGTTTGTCGTCCAGTTTTGCGTTGTTGAAACTCGAGTCCGCGCTCGTAATTGGTGTGCATAGCGATATTTTGTTTCCGTCGCATCAGCAGCAGCAGCTTGCCGAGCTCATGAACGACGCGAATATCGATGCGCAACTCACGTTCCTCGACTCGATTCAAGGGCATGATTCGTTTCTTGTTGATATGGATCGTTTTCGTCCGGTGATTGCTGAATTTCTAAGCGCCGCATCACAGGACTGAGCGCATGAAAGCCGATCCCTATGCCTACGCGCTACACACCGTCCAGCTCTTTACGCCCGTCGACGATGAGGTGGTGCCGCTGACCGCGGTTATTCGAT from Pseudomonadota bacterium encodes:
- a CDS encoding M48 family metallopeptidase, with the protein product MGYSRSPFGRRRGSGLGSLRVGPGRGISLRLVPVILFALYLAYYWIANQERVPVTNRSQLVDISQEQEMALGLQSYRDILGKSDVILNGEVVDQVREIGERLVDAARAEGLDPGFNWEFNVIRSNQANAFALPGGKVAVYTGLLPVAENADGLSAIMGHEIAHAIARHGAERMAYQKLVRLGSMVAAVVVGDMGYNAQRAVQGALGVGSQYGVLLPFSRKHETEADYIGLRLLARACFDPTEAPRLWQRMGANRGGKGTPNEFMSTHPSPATRIEQFKEWMDEAVSIRQQNCPG
- a CDS encoding homoserine O-acetyltransferase; this translates as MSTARQIYHHETPFRLRRGGELPSFELAYETWGPIDAKRDRAILIFTGLSPSAHAASSAADPNPGWWEDMVGPGKPVDTNRYFVVCFNSLGSCFGSTGAASINPQTGERYGLDFPVLSLEDIAQSGALLLDHLGIDAVHCAIGPSMGGMTALAFGLMHPTRVRHLITISSSCRALPFAIALRSLQREMICADSKWQQGEYTDDQLPATGMRLARKLGMITYRSAGEWAQRFGRERIAQSKPNTDLFSAEFEIESYLSAHAAKFVGSFDPNCYLYLSRAMDVYDAADHAGSLSSSFALLKLESALVIGVHSDILFPSHQQQQLAELMNDANIDAQLTFLDSIQGHDSFLVDMDRFRPVIAEFLSAASQD